A single genomic interval of Deltaproteobacteria bacterium harbors:
- a CDS encoding HAD-IIB family hydrolase, translated as MKKIVIFTDLDGTLIDYDTYEFDDARATLEALRQRLIPVIICSSKTRLEIEVFRLRIGLRAPFIVENGAAIFVPNDILNLTEKGFVEKGSYQVMELGVSYGVLCDTWKEIKDEGKFRMRGFSEMTIEEISAHTDLPVEEARLAAMREYSEPFLFHDSAETLQVIEDLFHKKGLQITRGGRFYHLMGHNDKGKAVQIVRKLYEQTYPGTKLMSIGLGDSANDIPMLMNVDIPVVIRKKTGEWESIPGGAPVVYSEKSGPSGWAEAIDRILS; from the coding sequence ATGAAAAAAATTGTGATTTTTACCGACCTGGATGGAACTCTGATCGATTATGACACTTATGAGTTTGATGATGCCCGGGCGACCTTGGAGGCACTCAGGCAAAGATTGATCCCCGTGATAATCTGCAGCAGCAAGACACGACTTGAGATCGAAGTGTTTCGTCTCCGCATAGGCCTCAGAGCCCCCTTTATCGTAGAAAACGGGGCTGCAATTTTTGTTCCGAATGACATCCTGAATTTGACAGAAAAGGGGTTTGTTGAAAAGGGATCTTATCAGGTGATGGAACTAGGCGTGTCCTACGGTGTGTTGTGCGACACCTGGAAGGAAATAAAGGATGAAGGGAAGTTCAGAATGAGAGGGTTTTCCGAAATGACGATTGAAGAGATTAGCGCTCATACTGATCTTCCCGTTGAGGAGGCCAGATTGGCTGCCATGCGTGAATATTCCGAACCGTTCCTCTTCCATGATAGTGCTGAAACACTTCAGGTCATTGAAGATCTCTTTCATAAGAAGGGGCTGCAGATTACCAGGGGAGGTCGCTTTTACCACTTGATGGGCCACAACGACAAGGGAAAGGCAGTGCAAATCGTGAGAAAACTGTATGAACAGACATACCCCGGCACGAAGCTGATGAGTATCGGACTGGGAGACAGCGCCAATGATATCCCTATGCTCATGAATGTAGACATACCCGTTGTAATCAGAAAAAAAACAGGAGAATGGGAATCCATCCCAGGTGGCGCCCCTGTTGTCTATTCGGAGAAATCAGGCCCCAGTGGATGGGCTGAAGCGATTGACCGGATTCTATCATGA
- a CDS encoding glycosyltransferase, with product MMHIEENPHDVQAADLIVGIPSYNEADLISFPTQKASEGLVKYFGSKNSVIINCDNDSKDGTREAFMKTPTEVPKIYLSTPPGVTGKGNNFKNLFRKSCDLGAQAVVVVDADLKSITPRWIKNLGEPLFEDFGFVAPLYVRHKYDGTITNNIAYPMTRALYGRRVRQPIGGDFGFSGELAEIYLSHNDWTPAIAAFGIDIWMSTIAMCHGKSICQSFMGRPKVHKPKDPGESLGPMFVQVVGTIFDMMIDNCAFWKEVRWSKPTAIFGFGLGEMEMPPPVDVNIERLYEKFQAGFADYGSFWKEVLSANLSKKLSEVKELPLAGFEFPANLWAEMLIDFAVAYKHCKDGKQKLMESIIPLYFGRTCSYVIESEPMTIQQAEELIEDQCGVFEYSKSYLLNRWFA from the coding sequence ATGATGCATATAGAAGAGAATCCGCACGATGTTCAAGCTGCTGACCTGATTGTAGGCATACCTTCGTACAATGAAGCAGACCTCATTTCTTTCCCTACCCAGAAAGCAAGCGAAGGTCTTGTCAAGTATTTCGGGAGCAAGAACAGCGTAATCATTAACTGTGACAACGATTCCAAAGACGGCACCCGCGAGGCCTTCATGAAGACCCCCACAGAAGTTCCGAAGATATACCTATCAACGCCGCCAGGTGTCACAGGAAAAGGAAACAACTTCAAAAATCTGTTCCGAAAGAGCTGTGATCTGGGTGCACAGGCCGTTGTTGTGGTAGATGCGGATCTTAAGAGCATAACCCCACGGTGGATAAAAAACCTGGGAGAACCCCTTTTTGAAGACTTCGGATTTGTCGCACCCCTTTATGTCAGACACAAGTATGACGGAACCATTACTAACAATATCGCATATCCCATGACACGCGCGCTATATGGCCGCAGGGTGCGTCAACCTATTGGCGGCGACTTCGGCTTTTCCGGTGAACTGGCCGAGATTTATCTCTCGCACAACGATTGGACGCCGGCCATAGCGGCGTTCGGCATCGACATATGGATGTCGACCATAGCTATGTGTCACGGCAAATCGATTTGCCAGTCTTTCATGGGACGACCCAAAGTTCACAAGCCAAAAGATCCGGGGGAGTCATTGGGTCCGATGTTCGTGCAGGTCGTAGGAACTATCTTTGATATGATGATAGACAACTGCGCTTTCTGGAAAGAGGTCAGGTGGAGCAAACCAACGGCCATTTTTGGGTTCGGATTGGGTGAGATGGAGATGCCTCCCCCGGTTGACGTGAACATCGAGCGGCTTTATGAGAAATTTCAGGCAGGTTTTGCTGATTATGGTTCCTTTTGGAAGGAGGTCCTTTCAGCCAATCTTTCAAAGAAGCTCTCCGAGGTCAAGGAACTCCCGTTGGCTGGTTTTGAATTTCCCGCTAACCTGTGGGCTGAGATGTTAATCGATTTTGCAGTGGCTTATAAGCATTGTAAAGATGGCAAGCAAAAACTGATGGAAAGCATAATCCCGCTCTATTTCGGGCGGACCTGTTCCTATGTTATTGAGTCGGAACCTATGACGATTCAGCAAGCCGAGGAACTTATTGAGGATCAATGCGGCGTTTTTGAATACAGCAAATCCTATTTGCTGAACAGATGGTTTGCATAG
- a CDS encoding response regulator: MKKILIVDDEEVIRILYTEELEEEGYEVVTTGSGHGLIEVIEVEKPDLVVLDIKMAEHDGLDLLQDIRKDFYNIPVVLCSAYSSFKGDLKSIAADYYVVKSADLSELKQKIRMALEGHIPHQSTQE, translated from the coding sequence ATGAAAAAAATTCTCATTGTTGACGACGAAGAAGTTATTCGTATCCTCTATACCGAGGAGTTGGAGGAAGAAGGCTATGAGGTCGTCACGACAGGAAGTGGTCACGGTCTGATAGAGGTTATTGAAGTGGAAAAGCCGGATCTTGTTGTCCTGGACATTAAAATGGCTGAGCATGACGGGTTGGATTTGCTGCAGGACATCAGAAAGGACTTTTACAATATTCCTGTGGTTCTTTGTTCTGCTTACTCTTCCTTTAAAGGGGATCTGAAGTCCATAGCAGCTGACTACTACGTGGTAAAGAGCGCAGACCTGAGCGAGTTGAAACAGAAGATAAGAATGGCGTTAGAAGGACATATTCCACACCAATCCACTCAGGAATGA
- a CDS encoding phosphomannomutase/phosphoglucomutase has product MNPEIFRKYDIRGIVDKDITEEDVVSIGRGVGTYLRAENRSHVVVGQDCRLSSDRYGKLLVDGLLATGCDVVEIGVCPTPVFYFAIRQLKKEGGIMVTASHNPPEYNGFKLCSGYDTLFGKQIQRVRQIIEEGSFTHGSGSAETVDVVSPYKEFLKGNIRIVKSLRVGVDAGNGTAGVVAVPILRDLGCEVFDLYCDMDGTFPNHESDPTVVENMQDLIALVHDKRLDVGIGYDGDGDRIGIVDEKGNIIWGDQLMIVFAREILSRKPGVTFISEVKCSQTLYDDIEKHGGRAIMWKTGHSLIKQKMKEVKAELAGEMSGHMFFADRYFGYDDAIYASCRLLEILAVTGNTISELLSDVPKTYTTPEIRVPCPDNKKFLLVKEVTEYLRQRHEIIDIDGVRVLYRDGWGLVRASNTQPVLVLRFEALSPERLLQIREEVETIVADIEKGL; this is encoded by the coding sequence ATGAACCCTGAAATTTTCAGAAAATATGACATTCGCGGGATTGTGGACAAGGATATCACTGAGGAAGATGTGGTCTCTATTGGAAGAGGGGTTGGCACCTACCTTAGGGCTGAAAACCGCTCCCATGTTGTAGTGGGGCAGGACTGCCGGTTGAGCTCTGACCGCTATGGCAAGCTTTTGGTGGATGGTCTACTTGCTACAGGCTGTGATGTTGTGGAAATCGGGGTATGCCCTACACCGGTTTTTTACTTTGCTATCAGGCAGTTGAAAAAGGAAGGCGGGATCATGGTCACAGCCAGCCATAACCCCCCTGAGTATAATGGGTTTAAGCTGTGCAGTGGTTACGACACCCTCTTTGGAAAGCAGATACAAAGAGTGCGACAAATCATAGAGGAGGGCAGTTTCACCCATGGCAGCGGAAGCGCCGAAACAGTGGATGTGGTTAGCCCTTACAAAGAGTTCTTGAAAGGAAATATCAGGATTGTCAAATCACTTAGGGTTGGCGTTGATGCTGGCAACGGCACTGCCGGAGTAGTGGCCGTTCCCATTTTAAGGGACTTGGGCTGCGAAGTTTTTGATCTTTATTGCGATATGGACGGCACTTTTCCCAACCATGAGTCGGATCCTACGGTGGTCGAGAACATGCAGGACCTGATAGCATTAGTTCACGATAAGAGACTTGATGTAGGCATCGGCTATGACGGCGATGGAGATCGCATAGGCATTGTTGACGAAAAGGGCAACATCATATGGGGCGACCAACTGATGATCGTATTTGCCAGGGAGATCCTTTCTCGCAAGCCAGGGGTCACATTCATTTCAGAAGTGAAGTGCTCCCAGACTCTTTATGATGACATTGAGAAACACGGTGGCCGGGCGATCATGTGGAAGACCGGACACTCTCTTATTAAACAGAAAATGAAAGAGGTTAAGGCAGAACTGGCCGGCGAGATGAGCGGGCACATGTTCTTTGCCGACCGTTACTTTGGTTATGATGACGCAATCTATGCCTCGTGCCGTCTACTGGAAATTCTGGCAGTGACTGGCAATACGATTTCCGAACTCTTGAGTGACGTGCCAAAAACTTATACCACGCCTGAGATCCGTGTGCCGTGCCCGGATAACAAGAAATTTCTGTTGGTAAAAGAGGTTACAGAATATTTGCGTCAGCGACACGAGATCATCGACATAGACGGCGTACGTGTTCTTTATAGGGACGGCTGGGGGCTGGTTCGGGCCTCCAATACACAGCCTGTGCTGGTCCTGAGATTCGAGGCCCTTTCCCCTGAGCGGCTTTTGCAGATCCGAGAAGAAGTGGAAACGATTGTGGCCGACATTGAAAAAGGCCTTTAG
- a CDS encoding integration host factor subunit beta produces MNKSGLVSALQREGAISKAKAETVINIFFDAMSDALAKGDRVEIRGLCSIYVKKYKGYVGRNPKTGAPVEILPKTLPFFKCGKELKERIDY; encoded by the coding sequence ATGAATAAATCAGGTCTCGTAAGCGCTTTGCAACGGGAAGGAGCCATTAGCAAGGCAAAGGCTGAGACTGTCATCAATATTTTTTTTGATGCTATGTCCGACGCTCTGGCAAAGGGTGATAGGGTTGAAATCCGCGGTTTGTGCAGCATCTATGTTAAGAAATACAAGGGCTATGTCGGAAGGAACCCAAAGACCGGAGCCCCCGTTGAAATACTGCCAAAGACGCTCCCATTCTTCAAGTGCGGAAAGGAACTGAAAGAACGGATTGATTATTGA
- the plsY gene encoding glycerol-3-phosphate 1-O-acyltransferase PlsY: MISKAIILPLFAYLLGSVPWGVIFTRSFSDVNIQEAGSRNIGAYNVYRLAGKKLGIMTLVGDILKGVIPVLVAVCWVDISDWKGELWVCLVALSAFTGHLFPVFLGFKGGKGVATAAGCVLIMSPLVFLVCALVYILALCTTGYSSAGSLSAAVVLPCGIWLGTHSIPITGCAVLMAFFIFARHADNIRRLIDGTEHSSMRPKRRT; the protein is encoded by the coding sequence ATGATTTCCAAGGCCATAATCTTGCCGCTATTTGCCTATCTCCTTGGTTCTGTGCCGTGGGGCGTGATCTTTACGCGCTCGTTTAGCGATGTGAACATTCAAGAGGCAGGGAGTAGAAATATTGGGGCCTACAATGTTTATCGCCTGGCAGGGAAAAAGCTCGGGATCATGACGCTTGTCGGGGACATCTTAAAGGGTGTTATTCCGGTACTCGTAGCTGTGTGCTGGGTGGATATCTCTGACTGGAAGGGTGAGTTGTGGGTCTGCCTTGTAGCTCTTTCGGCCTTTACCGGTCACCTTTTCCCGGTATTTTTAGGCTTCAAAGGAGGCAAGGGTGTGGCAACTGCTGCAGGCTGTGTCCTAATCATGTCACCCCTTGTCTTTCTTGTATGCGCACTGGTGTATATTCTTGCCCTTTGCACTACGGGATATTCTTCTGCAGGCTCCCTTTCTGCAGCAGTAGTGCTCCCCTGCGGTATTTGGCTTGGCACGCACTCTATCCCCATAACAGGCTGTGCCGTCCTCATGGCATTCTTCATATTTGCCCGTCATGCTGACAACATTAGACGTCTGATTGACGGGACGGAGCATTCATCCATGCGTCCGAAAAGAAGAACTTGA
- a CDS encoding outer membrane protein assembly factor BamD, with the protein MQKSWPTHDEDIFVNLKKGLQLIVIFGVTIQFFGCAWFSQTKEEKTARELAEEGMEALRDEDYRESIEAFEKLKDWYPFSQYAVLAELKLGDAYYYRKEYEEAIFAYEEFENLHPKNEAVPYVVYQIGRCHFDRLEIIDRDQTATQEAVHAFERLIHSYPKSPFAKKAEEHIRVCNKNLAEHELNIGIFYYKTKHYKAALERFKTVIESYPDLGVHYKAIQYIAICQAEMKNAAPGPE; encoded by the coding sequence ATGCAAAAAAGCTGGCCGACTCATGATGAGGACATTTTTGTGAATCTCAAAAAAGGCCTTCAACTTATTGTCATTTTCGGAGTGACTATCCAGTTTTTCGGCTGTGCCTGGTTTAGCCAGACAAAAGAGGAGAAGACTGCACGAGAGCTCGCCGAAGAAGGGATGGAGGCCCTTAGGGACGAAGATTACAGGGAGTCTATTGAGGCTTTTGAAAAACTGAAGGACTGGTATCCATTCAGCCAATATGCTGTTCTTGCCGAACTCAAACTTGGCGATGCCTATTATTACCGCAAGGAGTACGAGGAAGCCATTTTTGCTTATGAAGAATTCGAAAACCTTCATCCGAAGAACGAAGCTGTCCCTTATGTGGTTTATCAGATAGGTCGGTGCCATTTTGACCGGCTCGAAATCATTGACAGGGACCAGACCGCGACCCAGGAGGCAGTCCATGCCTTTGAACGACTGATTCACAGCTATCCCAAGAGCCCTTTTGCCAAAAAGGCCGAAGAACACATTAGGGTCTGCAACAAGAATCTGGCTGAGCATGAATTAAACATAGGGATATTCTACTATAAAACAAAACACTACAAGGCTGCCCTGGAACGTTTCAAGACCGTTATTGAATCCTATCCCGACTTGGGCGTTCACTACAAGGCCATACAGTACATCGCCATATGTCAGGCAGAGATGAAAAACGCTGCTCCCGGACCCGAATAA
- a CDS encoding FAD-dependent oxidoreductase: MPPNSCDVAIIGCGPSGLQAAIHASGRKAKVLVFGKPEKSSLYKAHVANFCCFEKVVAGKDLLEGGRQQAESFEAVFIEEDIIETKSENDLFTLITESGETFRSKALILAMGVSRKKLRVKGEKELVGRGVSYCVDCDANFFRGLDVVVVGNESAAATGAITLLGYAKQVHLVCRELRISDLLHDQLKKSDVKVIHDVWVKKIVGSDEVEEVLLTNGESLKVDGIFVELGAKGAMELAANLGVIFDAETFSFIETNKKQETNIPGLYAAGDITGQPWQIAKAVGEGCVAGLEAAGYAKKLADS, from the coding sequence ATGCCCCCCAATTCGTGCGATGTTGCCATCATTGGCTGCGGGCCTTCCGGACTTCAGGCTGCCATCCACGCTTCCGGGAGAAAGGCGAAGGTGTTGGTTTTTGGGAAGCCGGAAAAGAGCAGCCTTTACAAGGCTCACGTGGCTAACTTCTGTTGTTTTGAAAAAGTGGTTGCCGGCAAAGATCTGCTGGAGGGCGGCAGGCAGCAGGCGGAGAGCTTTGAAGCGGTATTTATAGAAGAGGACATCATTGAAACGAAAAGCGAGAATGATCTCTTCACCCTGATTACTGAGAGCGGCGAGACCTTCAGGTCCAAAGCGCTGATACTTGCCATGGGCGTTTCTCGAAAAAAGCTCCGCGTGAAAGGAGAAAAGGAGCTTGTCGGTCGGGGCGTGAGCTATTGCGTAGATTGCGATGCCAACTTTTTCAGGGGCTTGGATGTGGTGGTGGTGGGAAATGAAAGCGCAGCTGCAACCGGCGCTATAACCCTTTTGGGCTATGCTAAACAGGTTCACCTGGTATGTCGTGAACTCAGGATCAGTGATTTACTCCACGACCAGCTAAAGAAGAGTGACGTCAAAGTTATCCATGACGTCTGGGTCAAAAAGATAGTTGGAAGCGACGAAGTGGAAGAGGTGTTGCTGACTAACGGCGAGAGCCTGAAAGTGGACGGTATTTTTGTGGAGTTGGGTGCAAAGGGCGCCATGGAGCTGGCGGCCAACCTCGGGGTCATTTTCGACGCAGAGACCTTTAGCTTTATTGAAACCAACAAGAAGCAGGAAACGAATATTCCGGGTTTGTATGCCGCAGGAGATATTACCGGGCAGCCCTGGCAGATAGCCAAGGCAGTGGGCGAAGGGTGTGTGGCAGGCCTGGAGGCAGCAGGATATGCAAAAAAGCTGGCCGACTCATGA
- the trxA gene encoding thioredoxin: MGEQGLLDVDDSNFESEILKAEKPALVDFWAPWCGPCKAIAPIFKELEETYGDRMIFGRCNVDQSPNTPTKYSIRAIPTIILFKDGGVLDQVVGAVPKSHIEEFVKKAL; encoded by the coding sequence ATGGGAGAGCAAGGTTTGTTGGACGTTGACGACAGTAACTTTGAATCAGAGATATTGAAGGCAGAGAAACCAGCTCTGGTGGATTTTTGGGCGCCCTGGTGCGGACCCTGCAAGGCTATCGCCCCGATCTTCAAGGAATTGGAAGAGACATATGGAGACAGGATGATTTTTGGTCGATGCAACGTAGACCAGAGCCCTAACACGCCAACGAAATATAGCATTCGGGCTATCCCTACCATTATACTGTTCAAAGATGGCGGGGTCCTTGACCAAGTCGTTGGCGCAGTGCCAAAGTCCCACATCGAAGAATTTGTGAAAAAGGCCTTGTGA
- a CDS encoding HDOD domain-containing protein: protein MKPVLLVTVDFTEAREIMKTISQKYSVTATKSPNGLVDNVSKSSLVAVDHSFTEHHGKEYLAGILRNVNRPVLILSPPEAVRDAIEAVALGASSYVVKAGDYHQVLNLSIKMALEKFKEQEETKQNIVALKEQVQELEARLGNAGNEDVQGATGGSNVNILDQIIFIFKRGEINLPSPPQISLKFKEMVSKGVNLQEIAYLLKQDAATSSKLISISNSAFYRGVAENKTLEQAVGRLGLTTTKRYVDVITNRTLYFIKNKQLSEVIEKLWEHSLSCAYAAQIICEVLKLDLPEDAFTMGLLHDIGKLVLFQAVGELQMMKKIGKEIDSEELFNTVDTNHGRFGAALLKQWKFSKESVDIVTYHDHLEEANSISKELLVVHLANLIVKSMGYNLAGETQIDVEGAESARLLKLDAAMIAEVKKRVGVHMDEMKGYFG from the coding sequence ATGAAACCAGTGCTTCTGGTGACTGTAGACTTTACTGAAGCTCGTGAAATCATGAAAACCATCAGTCAAAAGTACAGCGTTACTGCTACGAAATCTCCAAATGGACTGGTTGACAATGTGAGTAAGTCCAGCCTGGTTGCTGTGGACCATAGCTTCACAGAGCATCATGGAAAGGAGTATCTGGCGGGAATTCTTAGAAACGTGAATCGGCCTGTCTTGATTCTTTCGCCCCCGGAAGCCGTCAGAGATGCCATTGAAGCTGTGGCGCTGGGCGCCTCCAGCTACGTGGTGAAAGCGGGTGACTATCATCAGGTGCTCAACCTCTCGATCAAGATGGCTTTAGAGAAATTCAAGGAACAGGAAGAGACGAAGCAGAATATCGTTGCCCTGAAAGAGCAGGTGCAAGAGCTGGAAGCGCGTCTCGGAAATGCCGGTAATGAAGATGTACAGGGAGCGACTGGTGGCAGCAACGTAAACATACTTGACCAGATCATTTTTATTTTCAAACGTGGGGAGATCAATCTCCCTTCGCCTCCTCAGATCAGTTTGAAATTCAAAGAGATGGTCAGTAAAGGGGTTAATCTTCAAGAGATTGCTTATCTTTTGAAGCAAGATGCAGCCACTTCTTCCAAGCTTATCAGCATATCCAATTCTGCTTTCTATCGGGGAGTGGCAGAGAACAAGACCCTGGAACAGGCCGTTGGCCGTTTGGGACTTACTACGACTAAGCGATATGTGGATGTGATCACTAACCGGACCCTTTATTTTATCAAGAACAAGCAATTGTCAGAAGTCATAGAGAAGTTGTGGGAACATTCCCTCTCCTGTGCATACGCTGCACAAATTATTTGTGAAGTCCTCAAGCTTGACCTGCCAGAGGATGCCTTCACCATGGGCCTGCTGCACGACATCGGAAAATTAGTGCTTTTCCAGGCTGTTGGCGAATTGCAGATGATGAAGAAAATTGGGAAAGAAATCGATTCCGAAGAATTGTTCAACACGGTGGATACAAATCACGGCAGGTTTGGCGCCGCCCTGCTTAAACAATGGAAATTCTCAAAGGAATCTGTGGATATCGTGACCTATCATGATCACCTGGAGGAGGCCAATTCCATTTCAAAGGAGCTGCTTGTTGTTCATCTTGCCAACTTGATTGTGAAGTCAATGGGTTACAATCTGGCTGGGGAGACGCAGATAGATGTGGAAGGAGCAGAGTCTGCCCGTCTCCTGAAACTAGATGCTGCAATGATCGCTGAAGTTAAAAAACGGGTAGGAGTGCATATGGATGAAATGAAAGGATATTTTGGATGA
- a CDS encoding DUF362 domain-containing protein, which translates to MKSRVYFADLRTTYTKNLLSKVKGLLDAVGLADKVKKDALVALKLHFGEAGNTAYIRPVFIRRIIDSIREAGGRPFLTDANTLYVGSRSDSVDHLTSAIQNGFAYAVVGAPLIIADGLRGGNETAVTVGLNRFKKVHIGSEIVRADVIVSAAHFKGHELSGFGGTIKNLGMGCASRKGKLAQHSTVSPKVKRKKCQGCGDCVGYCAHNAISLVDEKARIDPKKCVGCGECIIICPNQAIQIQWDQAIPVFLENMVEYMAGVLKGKEGRATFLNFITDVSPACDCYPYNDAPIVADIGIVASNDPVAIDQASADLVNQAEGQKNSSLTKNVKPGKDKFRALYPKVDWEIQLEYAEKIGLGSRDYELVKI; encoded by the coding sequence ATGAAAAGTCGTGTGTATTTTGCAGATCTTCGCACCACATATACCAAAAACCTTCTCTCTAAGGTCAAGGGCCTCCTGGATGCTGTGGGTTTGGCGGACAAGGTCAAGAAAGATGCCCTCGTGGCCCTGAAACTCCACTTTGGAGAGGCGGGAAATACCGCTTATATACGACCCGTCTTTATCCGGAGAATCATTGACAGCATCAGGGAGGCGGGAGGCCGACCGTTTTTGACTGATGCAAATACCCTGTATGTTGGAAGTCGCAGTGACTCGGTTGACCATCTGACCTCAGCTATTCAAAACGGGTTTGCTTATGCTGTGGTCGGCGCCCCCTTAATCATTGCCGACGGCCTGAGAGGTGGCAACGAGACGGCCGTGACTGTGGGCTTGAACCGATTCAAGAAGGTCCACATAGGCTCTGAAATCGTCCGGGCAGACGTTATTGTGAGCGCTGCGCATTTTAAGGGCCATGAACTTTCAGGCTTCGGGGGCACGATCAAGAACCTCGGAATGGGGTGCGCCTCCAGAAAAGGAAAATTGGCCCAGCATTCCACAGTCTCCCCCAAGGTGAAAAGAAAAAAATGCCAAGGTTGCGGTGATTGCGTGGGATACTGTGCCCATAACGCTATTTCCTTGGTCGATGAAAAGGCAAGGATCGACCCGAAAAAATGCGTCGGGTGCGGTGAGTGTATTATCATCTGCCCGAATCAGGCCATTCAGATCCAATGGGATCAGGCCATCCCGGTCTTTCTGGAAAACATGGTGGAGTACATGGCCGGAGTTCTGAAGGGAAAAGAGGGCAGGGCTACCTTTCTTAATTTCATTACCGATGTGTCACCTGCTTGCGACTGCTATCCCTACAACGATGCTCCAATTGTGGCCGACATCGGCATTGTTGCCTCAAACGACCCGGTTGCCATTGACCAGGCTTCAGCCGACTTGGTCAACCAGGCAGAGGGTCAGAAAAACTCTTCACTTACCAAAAACGTCAAACCCGGCAAGGACAAGTTCCGGGCCCTTTATCCGAAGGTTGACTGGGAGATCCAGTTGGAATATGCGGAAAAGATCGGACTTGGAAGCAGGGACTATGAGCTCGTAAAAATCTGA
- a CDS encoding metallophosphoesterase: MILAVMSDTHDNIWNVRKALALIKEHGAEGIIHCGDFVAPFVLKELDQAKIPVHGVFGNNDGDQYLLTRLSFTELSYITLYGLTGELEVGDFKVAFTHYRTMAEGLAASGRFDLVCFGHSHEAYLDRVGHTVLLNPGEVMGKDGSPGFYLVDTSGPTYERVDIPTG, encoded by the coding sequence ATGATACTTGCCGTAATGAGTGATACCCACGACAACATTTGGAATGTGCGAAAAGCTCTTGCGTTGATCAAGGAGCACGGGGCTGAGGGCATTATTCACTGCGGGGACTTTGTCGCCCCCTTCGTCCTCAAGGAGCTTGATCAAGCAAAGATTCCGGTGCACGGGGTATTTGGCAACAATGACGGAGATCAGTACCTTCTGACCAGACTCTCCTTTACTGAGCTTTCCTATATCACGCTGTACGGCCTGACCGGGGAATTGGAGGTTGGCGATTTCAAGGTTGCCTTTACGCACTACCGGACCATGGCAGAGGGTTTGGCAGCTAGCGGCCGGTTCGATCTGGTCTGTTTTGGGCACTCGCACGAGGCATACCTCGATAGGGTGGGGCATACGGTGTTGTTGAATCCTGGGGAGGTTATGGGAAAAGACGGATCCCCTGGATTCTATCTGGTGGACACATCAGGGCCCACCTATGAGCGGGTTGACATCCCAACGGGATAG
- a CDS encoding cold-shock protein has protein sequence MADGTVKWFNERKGYGFIEQEDGPDVFVHHSGINATGFKSLNEGDRVTFDVEQGTKGPSAVNVTVV, from the coding sequence ATGGCCGATGGAACTGTAAAGTGGTTTAATGAGCGCAAAGGCTACGGCTTCATTGAGCAGGAAGATGGCCCGGATGTATTCGTTCATCATTCAGGGATCAATGCAACCGGTTTCAAATCTCTCAATGAAGGCGACAGGGTAACCTTTGATGTCGAGCAGGGCACAAAAGGTCCTTCTGCAGTGAATGTGACTGTCGTCTAG